A region of Corynebacterium glucuronolyticum DSM 44120 DNA encodes the following proteins:
- a CDS encoding YqgE/AlgH family protein: MTNGTFEDPTPSMDIAPGRFIIAAPGNTYGFLQRSVQLILLTEDGNAHTIVLGRMTDIPLKGMIDKWVPLAGKPHAFFQGGLSNANSVIGIAAAAAFGGAGVGGPSGTADGIGDGIGDGSAGSDDGFGSGFGIPLERCPSVGILQLTADPDDYIDTIGQARFFIGTTLMPLDTLRTGIEEGHFRLTDARPDLIFAPRTTDIWRECMRLLPGTAPLWSTHTPYGEN, encoded by the coding sequence GATTCATCATCGCCGCGCCCGGGAACACATACGGCTTTTTGCAACGATCCGTCCAACTTATCCTGCTTACCGAAGACGGCAACGCGCATACTATTGTGCTCGGGCGGATGACGGATATCCCGCTAAAAGGGATGATTGACAAATGGGTGCCGCTGGCGGGGAAGCCACACGCCTTCTTTCAAGGCGGCCTGAGTAATGCAAATTCCGTTATAGGTATTGCTGCGGCGGCTGCTTTTGGGGGGGCTGGTGTTGGCGGGCCTTCCGGGACTGCTGACGGGATTGGTGACGGCATTGGTGATGGGTCTGCTGGTTCTGATGACGGGTTCGGTAGCGGGTTTGGTATCCCCTTAGAGCGCTGCCCCAGCGTCGGAATCTTGCAGCTCACGGCCGACCCCGACGACTACATCGACACCATCGGCCAAGCACGCTTCTTTATCGGCACCACCCTTATGCCGCTCGACACACTACGCACCGGCATCGAAGAAGGCCACTTCCGCCTCACCGATGCCCGCCCCGACCTCATCTTCGCACCACGCACCACCGATATCTGGCGCGAATGCATGCGGCTCCTCCCCGGAACCGCACCACTCTGGTCGACGCACACACCATACGGAGAGAACTAA